One segment of Calypte anna isolate BGI_N300 chromosome 4A, bCalAnn1_v1.p, whole genome shotgun sequence DNA contains the following:
- the SGMS2 gene encoding phosphatidylcholine:ceramide cholinephosphotransferase 2, with product MNTIETAKLEEHMEGQNNDTSNGYSRPTLSVSEENKNGTSKPKGLSNGLRKTSKKYPDYIQISMPAESRNKFPLEWWKTGIAFVYALFNLILTTVMITVVHERVPPKELSPPLPDKFFDYIDRVKWAFSVSEINGMILVGLWILQWLFLRYKSIVGRRFFFIIGTLYLYRCITMYVTTLPVPGMHFQCAPKLNGDSQAKVQRILRLISGGGLSITGSHILCGDFLFSGHTVVLTLIYLFIKEYSPRHFWWYHLICWLMSAAGIICILVAHEHYTIDVIIAYYITTRLFWWYHSMANEKTLKVSSQTNFLSRAWWYPIFYFFEKNVQGSVPCSFSWPVSWPPSCFKSSCKKYSRVQKTGEDNEKST from the exons ATGAATACCATAGAGACAGCAAAGCTTGAAGAGCATATGGAGGGTCAGAACAATGACACTTCTAATGGCTACTCACGACCTACTCTCTCAGTCAgtgaagagaacaaaaatggCACCAGCAAACCAAAGGGGCTGTCTAATGGCTTGCGGAAAACATCCAAGAAATATCCTGATTACATCCAGATTTCTATGCCTGCAGAGTCTAGGAACAAATTTCCTCTGGAATGGTGGAAAACAGGCATTGCCTTTGTCTATGCTCTTTTCAACTTGATTTTAACAACTGTCATGATCACTGTGGTCCATGAGAGAGTACCTCCAAAGGAACTAAGCCCTCCCTTGCCTGACAAATTTTTTGATTACATTGATCGTGTGAAATGGGCTTtttctgtatcagaaataaATGGAATGATACTAGTTGGCTTATGGATACTCCAATGGTTGTTCCTTAGGTACAA atCAATAGTGGGACGCAGGTTCTTTTTTATAATAGGAACTTTGTATCTCTACCGCTGTATTACCATGTATGTTACCACCTTACCTGTGCCTGGGATGCATTTTCAGTGTGCACCAAAG TTGAATGGAGATTCTCAGGCCAAGGTTCAGAGGATCCTGCGACTCATTTCTGGTGGTGGTCTCTCCATAACTGGATCACACATCCTGTGTGGAGACTTCCTCTTTAGTGGTCACACTGTGGTATTAACTCTGATCTACCTGTTCATCAAAGAGT ATTCACCACGTCATTTCTGGTGGTATCACTTAATCTGCTGGCTGATGAGTGCTGCTGGCATCATTTGTATCCTTGTTGCCCATGAACACTACACCATAGATGTCATCATTGCTTACTATATCACCACACGGCTTTTCTGGTGGTACCACTCCATGGCTAATGAAAAG ACTTTAAAGGTTTCTTCGCAGACAAATTTTCTCTCTCGAGCGTGGTGGTAtccaatattttatttctttgagaaGAATGTGCAAGGCTCTGTTCCTTGCAGCTTTTCCTGGCCAGTATCTTGGCCTCCCAGCTGCTTCAAATCTTCCTGCAAAAAGTATTCACGGGTTCAGAAGACAGGAGAAGACAATGAAAAATCTACCtga